A stretch of the Bdellovibrio sp. 22V genome encodes the following:
- a CDS encoding N-acetylmuramoyl-L-alanine amidase-like domain-containing protein — translation MRLSAAFYILIACSLSAGPMAFAASTEATGTTSGASGVSSADRDLENLYGASKAWREASVQERVHLFARYFLQNKSPYLVEPLGEGRNGEISQSPLYRFDGFDCTTFVETVLALSFAKSPEEFKETINRIRYKDGIVSYETRNHFSSLDWVPNNSKAGYVTDITGTIAGKYTKWSQTWIDKDQWFYKKGERFVLMGRQFSRSLGQLPYIAKEDLLENEALLARIPSGSIFNLVRPNWDLVKAAGTRLDVSHQGFLIRENGVLYMVHASNGRGRDGSDDYMGVKKEALTSYIRRVMLASPSMAGFNILGAGKASP, via the coding sequence ATGAGATTATCCGCTGCCTTTTACATTCTAATAGCATGCAGTCTGTCTGCCGGCCCAATGGCTTTCGCCGCCTCTACGGAAGCGACAGGGACGACCTCTGGTGCCAGTGGAGTTTCCTCTGCAGACCGTGATTTAGAAAATCTTTACGGAGCTTCGAAAGCTTGGCGCGAAGCCAGTGTGCAAGAGCGCGTTCATCTTTTCGCCCGTTATTTTTTGCAGAATAAAAGTCCTTATCTTGTCGAACCTCTCGGAGAGGGTCGCAATGGAGAGATCTCGCAATCTCCGCTCTACCGATTTGATGGTTTTGATTGCACGACATTTGTTGAAACGGTGTTGGCTCTGTCGTTTGCGAAATCCCCCGAAGAGTTTAAGGAAACGATCAACCGCATTCGCTATAAAGACGGTATTGTCTCTTATGAAACTCGCAACCATTTTTCTAGTCTCGACTGGGTTCCCAATAATAGTAAGGCCGGGTACGTGACTGATATTACGGGAACGATTGCCGGGAAGTACACGAAGTGGTCGCAGACTTGGATTGATAAGGATCAATGGTTTTACAAAAAAGGGGAGCGCTTTGTTCTGATGGGTCGTCAGTTCTCTCGCTCGCTCGGTCAGTTGCCTTATATCGCGAAGGAAGATCTTCTTGAAAACGAGGCTCTGCTCGCGCGCATTCCTTCGGGAAGTATCTTTAATCTTGTTCGTCCCAATTGGGATTTGGTGAAAGCGGCCGGCACGCGCTTGGATGTTTCTCACCAAGGTTTTCTTATTCGAGAAAATGGAGTTCTGTACATGGTTCACGCGAGCAACGGTCGTGGTCGCGATGGCAGTGACGACTATATGGGTGTGAAAAAAGAGGCTCTTACGAGCTACATTCGCCGTGTGATGCTGGCGTCTCCTTCGATGGCTGGTTTCAATATTCTGGGTGCTGGGAAGGCTTCCCCTTAA